TGTCCATTCTATCGGGAGTTATGCGTGAGGTAAGGAGGAAGGAATGAAGAACTTTTTGGCGGGACGTTGGGGCATCATCGGTGTCGGATCTGTAATCGGTGTTCTTGCGGCTCTTTTGCAGAAACTGGGAAACCCGGGCAACATGGGCGTTTGCGTCGCCTGTTTCGAGCGGGATATTGCCGGAGCGCTGGGGCTTCATCGTGCCGGGGTGGTGCAGTATGTTCGTCCCGAAGTGATCGGCTTTGTCCTCGGGGCGTTGATCGCAGCTTACCTGTTCAGGGAATTCCGGCCGCGTCTTGGTTCGGCTCCCATCGTCCGATTCGTTCTTGGTGCTTTTGCCATGATCGGGGCGCTGGTGTTTCTCGGTTGCCCGTGGCGGGCGGCATTGCGTCTTGCCGGCGGTGATGGTTCCGCAATCTTCGGATTGCTCGGGCTGGGCGTAGGTATCTGGATCGGTACCTTGTTCTTAAAAGGCGGATACAATCTTGGCCGTACCCAGCGCACGCATGTTGCGGCTGGATGGATGTTGCCCCTTATGATGTTGGGCTTGCTGGTGTTGATGTTTATTTTTCCCGCCGTTTCCGGTGAGGCAAAAAGCGGGGTGCTCTTTTACAGTTTGAAAGGGCCGGGTGCGATGCATGCACCGCTGCTGATATCCCTGGGGATCGGTCTGTTTATCGGGTTTATAGCTCAGCGCAGTCGGTTCTGCACCATGGGGGCTGTTCGGGACCTGGTGCTCTTCCGGCACATGCACCTGATGTCGGGATTCATCGCGCTTATCGTTGCCGCTTTTGTTGCCAACCTGTTGTTCGGCCAATTCCATCCGGGTTTTGAAGGACAGCCCGTTGCCCACACCATGCAGATTTGGAATTTTGCCGGGATGATGTTGGCGGGGCTGGCCTTCTGTCTTGCCGGGGGCTGCCCCGGTCGCCAGTTGTTTCTGGCCGGCGAGGGTGATGGTGATGCCGCCATTTTTGTGCTGGGCATGATTGCAGGGGCTGCGTTCAGTCACAATTTCGGATTGGCCAGTTCCCCGGCCGGTGTTGGCCCCTATGGCATCCAGGCTGTTGTGATCGGCCTTGTGGTGTGCCTGTTTATCGGGTTTACCATGAGAAAAAGTGTTGTTTAAGGAGGAAACCATGACAAAGACAGTAGACGCTCGCGGACTATCTTGCCCTCAACCGGTCCTGATGACGCTGAATGCGATAAAGGCCGGCAACGACAGTGAAATTAAGGTTCTGGTCGATAGTGAAGTTTCCAAGGAGAACGTCTGTCGCGCCGCGAACAATCGCGGGTGGACGGTGGCTGACATTACGGATGAGTCCGGCGAGTTCTCCATAACGATGAAAAAGGGCTAGTAGCGACCCTCCCCTGGGGTGCGTGGAGAAGCCCTCTGCCTTTTTCGTTGGGCTGGGGGCTTCTTTTAAACAGGTCTTCCGCTGCCATTGACGGTTACTGGCTGCAACCGGAGTTTTGACGGGGGAACTTGAATCGCTTTGCCGGTTTGTGGTAGAGATGCCTGACCCAGGAATGACGCAGGAGTTCATTTGTTGCTTTCCCGCACGACCGGTGTCGAAAGCATCCGAAAGGGAATGTGTTTTATATGAGCAGACAGGAAATAAAACTTACCCATATGGTCAAAGCGGCCGGTTGAGCTGCCAAACTGGGCCCGGGGGGCCTGGAAGAAGCTTTGTCCGGATTGTTCGAAGGCAGTGACCCGAATCTCCTCGTAGGGCCGGAGACTGCCGATGACGCGGGGGTTTATCGCATTGGGGACGACTGTGCCCTGGTCGAGACCACGGACATCATCACCCCGTTGGTAGACGACCCTTTTCAGTTCGGTGCCATCGCCGCGACCAATGCCCTGTCCGATGTCTTCGCCATGGGCGGCAAGCCCGTGACCGCCATGAACATGGTTTTCTACCCGGAATGCAGCATTTCCCCCGAAGTGCTGCGGGAGATCCTGGCCGGCGGCAGCGCAAAGATTCGCGAAGCCGGGGCATGTTTGGTCGGAGGGCATACCGTCGAGGATGATGAGATCAAGTACGGTCTTGCGGTGACCGGTCTTGTGCATCCGGATCGGGTGATACGCAATTCCACCGCCCGCCCGGGCGATATTCTGATTCTTACCAAACCTGTCGGCACCGGCATCGTGTCTACCGGGATCAAGGCGGAGATGGTGGCCGACGCCACGCTGGATGAGGCCTGCCGCTGGATGAGCACCTTGAACAATGTGGCCGCACGGATCATGACGGAATGCGGCGCCCACGCCTGTACCGACGTCACCGGTTTCGGCCTTATCGGCCATGCCTCGGAGATGGCCCGGGGAGCGGGGGTTACCTTGCTTCTGGATGTGAGTGCGATACCGGTTATCAGCGGTGTTGCCGATCTGATCAACGACGGTCTGGTGCCGGGTGGCTGCTACCGCAACCGGGATTTCTACTCCCGTTTGCTGGTGGACGCCCGCCCTGGACGCCAAGAGGATTTGAAGCCCTTTGCCGCGGACGATCTCATCCCCTTGTACGATCCCCAGACTTCCGGCGGGCTTCTGATTGCCCTTGCCGTCGAATCCGCCGAGAGGTATATCCGTCTTGCCGGAGACCAGGGCTGTTTTGCCGTTCCGATCGGCGAGGTTGTTGCGGACCGCGGACATGCTGTCGAGATCCGGTGATTTGTCTTCCCATGGTTTTTAAAGCAACGAATTTTTTTTGCAAACCAGCGAGGCCGGGGTGGGTGTTAGTGTCTATCGGTAAAACCGATTGAAGTGCAGCCTTTTGTTGGTATTATCGATTTGATTTATCACCAACGAAGGTATATGTTCGGCCCATGCAACCGACCATCGCCATGTGCAACATATTCGATCAGGATGCGGAAAGACTCGCAGCATTTGCCGACCAAAACGGTTTTTCCGCTATCGACTGGTCCCTGGATCCCTCGCTTCCGGAGAGGGAGCTTCTCTCCCAGATAAAGGTTCTTGACGGGTTTCAGGTACGCTACCACTGTCGTTTTCATGGCGTGGATGTGGCTTACAGCGATCAGCGGGGCGATGACTCCCTGGCGCTGTTGCTGCGTACCGTCGACCAGGTAGCCGCTGCCGGCGGGCGCTATATGACGGTGCATTCCGGGCTTGGCAACCCCTCCGGCGAGGGGATCGACCTGAACCGTGCCATTACCAACCTGACCACTCTCGTGGAGCATGGCCGACGCAATGGCGTTGCCGTGGCCTTGGAAAACCTGACCACGCCGCTGACCAACGATCCCCTTGTGTTTCGCCGCATCGTGACGGAAAGCGACGCTTACGTCACCATCGATATCGGCCACGCCCACGCGGTGCGCCACCTGCATCCGCACAAATCCATTTTCGACGAATACATTCTGCCCCATCGGGACAGGCTCCTTAATGCGCATGTCTACCATACGGAGCTTGACGGTTATGGCCATGTCCCGCCCGCCGATCTGGCGGATATCAGCGATCGGCTGGATCTTCTCGGCCTGGCCGAATCCTGCGACTGGTGGGTCATCGAACTCATGAATCCGTCCGAATTGCTGCACACCCGCGACCTGCTGCAAAACTACCTCGAAGCCTCCTCTCCGCAAACCGTTGAGGTTCGGCAACCAAGTTCCTTTCCCCTCGGTGCAATCTAGGCAAACGTGCGTCCGGCAGCGTCGGGTGGACACTCGCACCGTTTTCACTTAGGAAACCGCACAGTCTTCGGTATACTCTGAGAAATCCGTCTTTCTTTTTCCAGAGGACCGGGCATGCGCTGTATTCTTCTTCTTCTCGATGGTCTCGGCGACCGAAGTCACTCCTGCCTTGACGGCCGGACTCCTCTCCAGGCTGCCCACACCCCCAATCTTGACAGACTTGCCTCCCTCGGCATGAACGGGCTTTTTCATGCCCATCTCCAGGGAACCGCGCTACCCAGCGAGCTTGCCCATTTTCTCATGTTCGGATACCGCATGGAGGATTTTCCCGGGCGGGGTGTTGTGGAAGCGCTGGGTGAAGGTCTCGATATCCGGGAAAACGATGTGGCTTTGCTGGCCCGCATCTTCTCCGTGGAGAAGCGGCGGCAGGCCCTTGTGCTGCGTCACGAAAACCCCGCGCTGGACCGGCAGGACTGCCAGATACTTCAGGGGGCGGTACGAAACTTCAGCCGATCCGGCATCGATGCGGTGTTTTTGCCTACCGGCGGGATCGGCGGCATCCTCCGTCTCCGGGGGAAGGTGTCGAAAGGCGTTACCGATTCGAATCCGATCATCGAGGGGCGTCCCCTGATGGAGGTTTTCCCTCTGCGCGCTATGGCGGATGATGCTTGTGCGCAAAACACGGCGCGGTTTCTCAATGATTACCTGCGATGGAGTTATCGGACGCTTTCG
This DNA window, taken from Syntrophotalea carbinolica DSM 2380, encodes the following:
- the yedE gene encoding YedE family putative selenium transporter, with the protein product MKNFLAGRWGIIGVGSVIGVLAALLQKLGNPGNMGVCVACFERDIAGALGLHRAGVVQYVRPEVIGFVLGALIAAYLFREFRPRLGSAPIVRFVLGAFAMIGALVFLGCPWRAALRLAGGDGSAIFGLLGLGVGIWIGTLFLKGGYNLGRTQRTHVAAGWMLPLMMLGLLVLMFIFPAVSGEAKSGVLFYSLKGPGAMHAPLLISLGIGLFIGFIAQRSRFCTMGAVRDLVLFRHMHLMSGFIALIVAAFVANLLFGQFHPGFEGQPVAHTMQIWNFAGMMLAGLAFCLAGGCPGRQLFLAGEGDGDAAIFVLGMIAGAAFSHNFGLASSPAGVGPYGIQAVVIGLVVCLFIGFTMRKSVV
- a CDS encoding sulfurtransferase TusA family protein, with translation MTKTVDARGLSCPQPVLMTLNAIKAGNDSEIKVLVDSEVSKENVCRAANNRGWTVADITDESGEFSITMKKG
- the selD gene encoding selenide, water dikinase SelD, yielding MSRQEIKLTHMVKAAGUAAKLGPGGLEEALSGLFEGSDPNLLVGPETADDAGVYRIGDDCALVETTDIITPLVDDPFQFGAIAATNALSDVFAMGGKPVTAMNMVFYPECSISPEVLREILAGGSAKIREAGACLVGGHTVEDDEIKYGLAVTGLVHPDRVIRNSTARPGDILILTKPVGTGIVSTGIKAEMVADATLDEACRWMSTLNNVAARIMTECGAHACTDVTGFGLIGHASEMARGAGVTLLLDVSAIPVISGVADLINDGLVPGGCYRNRDFYSRLLVDARPGRQEDLKPFAADDLIPLYDPQTSGGLLIALAVESAERYIRLAGDQGCFAVPIGEVVADRGHAVEIR
- a CDS encoding sugar phosphate isomerase/epimerase family protein, whose protein sequence is MQPTIAMCNIFDQDAERLAAFADQNGFSAIDWSLDPSLPERELLSQIKVLDGFQVRYHCRFHGVDVAYSDQRGDDSLALLLRTVDQVAAAGGRYMTVHSGLGNPSGEGIDLNRAITNLTTLVEHGRRNGVAVALENLTTPLTNDPLVFRRIVTESDAYVTIDIGHAHAVRHLHPHKSIFDEYILPHRDRLLNAHVYHTELDGYGHVPPADLADISDRLDLLGLAESCDWWVIELMNPSELLHTRDLLQNYLEASSPQTVEVRQPSSFPLGAI